A part of Magnetospirillum sp. ME-1 genomic DNA contains:
- a CDS encoding ABC transporter ATP-binding protein/permease, protein MNNRAAAGDGQDFDRQSPGFIRQFIRLAGPYWQSGEKWKVRGLVALLLGLTVGQVVIPIMINLWSAELFDALEQKSMEKFFGQIVEICLILLASMTVTATHLKVKRAIQLGWRRWLTRRLQDNWMAMGHHYQLMHMPGDHDNPDGRIAEDIRLTTETAIDLIHSLFYCALLLASFVQILWSLSGDLVLSLGDFELPIPGHMVWVALIYASAASSLALWVGRPLIGATDRRQTAEANFRFGLVRARENSEAIALLHGEVGERRRFSELFRGIEGAWNRQTAGLTRLFLFTSGYAVFSTAFPILIAAPRYIAGIISLGHLMQTAQAFQQLSQALSWPVDNLQKVAEWRASVERVLSLHDALQALRDDSSRPDAHTVIVQKAAIPTLCFHDLTIANADGGVVIEGFSAEIVGGEHVLIGGDPGAAVKLFKVVAGLWPWGRGTVDLPCDAHIFFMPQRPYMPIGTLRGVLTYPSAMECFPEDQLEGALERVGLGHLMPRIDDTAIWEQSLTAGEQQRLGFARLLLHRPKWVFLQEATDALDPDGERKLMQLLIDEFPTATILTVGFHAELEQYHQRKLTLTPSPDGTILVRESRKDWNQPKRGMNWGGRLFGNLLRRGERRALADGLTKRGDKRR, encoded by the coding sequence GTGAACAACAGGGCCGCAGCAGGCGACGGCCAGGATTTCGATCGGCAGTCGCCCGGTTTCATCAGGCAGTTCATCCGCCTGGCCGGTCCCTATTGGCAATCGGGCGAGAAGTGGAAGGTCCGCGGCCTGGTCGCCCTGCTGCTGGGGCTGACCGTGGGCCAGGTGGTCATTCCCATCATGATCAATCTGTGGAGCGCCGAGCTGTTCGACGCGCTCGAACAGAAATCCATGGAGAAGTTCTTCGGCCAGATCGTCGAGATCTGCCTGATCCTGCTGGCCTCCATGACGGTGACCGCCACCCATCTCAAGGTCAAGCGCGCCATCCAGCTGGGCTGGCGCCGCTGGCTGACCCGGCGGCTGCAGGATAATTGGATGGCCATGGGCCACCATTACCAGCTGATGCATATGCCGGGCGACCACGACAATCCGGACGGACGCATCGCCGAGGACATCCGCCTGACCACCGAGACGGCCATCGACCTCATCCACTCGCTGTTCTATTGCGCCCTGCTGCTGGCCAGCTTCGTGCAGATCCTTTGGTCCTTGTCCGGCGATCTGGTCCTGTCGCTCGGCGATTTCGAGCTGCCCATCCCCGGCCATATGGTCTGGGTGGCGCTGATCTACGCCTCGGCCGCCTCGTCGCTGGCCCTGTGGGTGGGGCGCCCACTGATCGGCGCCACCGACCGCCGCCAGACGGCGGAGGCCAATTTCCGCTTCGGACTGGTCCGCGCCCGCGAGAATTCCGAGGCCATCGCCCTGCTGCATGGCGAAGTGGGCGAACGGCGCCGCTTCTCCGAGCTGTTCCGCGGCATCGAAGGCGCCTGGAACCGCCAGACCGCCGGCCTCACCCGTTTGTTCCTGTTCACCTCGGGCTACGCGGTGTTCTCCACCGCCTTCCCCATCCTGATCGCGGCGCCACGCTACATCGCCGGCATCATCTCGCTGGGCCACCTGATGCAGACCGCCCAGGCCTTCCAGCAATTGTCCCAGGCCCTGTCCTGGCCGGTGGACAACCTGCAGAAGGTGGCCGAGTGGCGGGCCTCGGTGGAACGCGTGCTGTCGCTCCACGACGCCCTGCAGGCGCTGAGAGACGATTCGTCGCGGCCCGACGCCCATACGGTCATCGTCCAGAAGGCCGCCATTCCCACGCTGTGCTTCCACGACCTCACCATCGCCAACGCCGATGGCGGCGTGGTGATCGAAGGCTTCAGCGCCGAGATCGTCGGCGGCGAGCACGTGCTGATCGGCGGCGATCCCGGCGCGGCGGTCAAGCTGTTCAAGGTGGTGGCCGGCCTGTGGCCGTGGGGACGCGGCACCGTCGATCTGCCCTGCGACGCGCATATCTTCTTCATGCCGCAACGGCCCTACATGCCCATCGGCACCCTGCGCGGCGTGCTGACCTACCCCTCGGCCATGGAATGCTTCCCCGAGGACCAGCTGGAGGGCGCCCTGGAGCGGGTGGGCCTCGGCCATCTGATGCCCCGCATCGACGACACCGCCATCTGGGAACAAAGCCTCACCGCCGGCGAGCAGCAGCGCCTGGGCTTCGCCCGCCTCCTGCTGCACCGGCCCAAATGGGTGTTCCTGCAGGAAGCCACCGACGCCCTGGACCCCGATGGCGAACGCAAGCTGATGCAGTTGCTGATCGATGAGTTCCCCACCGCCACCATCCTCACCGTGGGCTTCCATGCCGAGCTGGAGCAGTACCACCAGCGCAAGCTGACGCTCACCCCCTCGCCCGACGGCACCATCCTGGTGCGCGAAAGCCGCAAGGACTGGAACCAGCCCAAGCGCGGCATGAACTGGGGCGGACGCCTGTTCGGCAACCTGCTGCGCCGCGGCGAGCGCCGCGCCCTGGCCGATGGCCTGACCAAGCGCGGCGACAAGCGGCGGTAG